One Pseudorasbora parva isolate DD20220531a chromosome 4, ASM2467924v1, whole genome shotgun sequence genomic region harbors:
- the LOC137072707 gene encoding microfibril-associated glycoprotein 4-like: protein MAMTMFLVTLLSVVLVSGCIEKPEIPKKPRDCSAHYKAGHRLSGIYSIYPVGITPVRVYCQMVSSGNNEDNGGWTVFQRRMDGSLNFYQPWNKYKRGFGNVQSEYWMGLENMHQLTHNRKYMLRVDLEDFTGRKGFAQYSTFSVGPETDGYRLQVSGFKDGAAGDSLSGHNGMKFSTFDKDQDTAVGNCAKQYLGAFWYAACHSSNPNGVYLWGEDPTIYAIGNVWYTWKNSHAVGLKSIRMKIKRVD, encoded by the exons ATGGCA ATGACGATGTTTTTGGTGACTCTTCTCTCTGTTGTTCTGGTGAGCGGGTGCATTGAAAAGCCGGAAATTCCTAAAAAGCCTAGGGACTGTTCTGCCCATTATAAAGCAGGACACAGGCTCAGTGGGATTTACTCCATCTATCCAGTAGGGATCACTCCTGTCCGGGTTTACTGTCAGATGGTCTCAAGTGGGAATAATGAAGACAACGGAGGATGGACG GTGTTTCAGAGGAGAATGGACGGCAGTTTGAATTTCTATCAGCCGTGGAATAAGTACAAGAGAGGATTCGGGAATGTGCAGAGCGAATACTGGATGG ggcTGGAGAACATGCACCAGCTGACACATAACAGGAAGTACATGTTGAGAGTGGATCTGGAGGACTTCACTGGAAGGAAAGGTTTTGCTCAGTACTCGACCTTCTCTGTGGGTCCTGAAACTGACGGGTATAGACTGCAAGTTTCAGGTTTCAAGGATGGAGCAGCAG GTGACTCTTTATCTGGCCATAATGGTATGAAGTTCTCCACCTTTGACAAAGACCAAGACACTGCGGTGGGGAACTGTGCTAAACAGTATCTCGGGGCATTTTGGTACGCAGCCTGTCACAGTTCAAACCCCAACGGTGTGTATTTATGGGGAGAAGATCCCACCATTTACGCCATTGGAAATGTTTGGTACACCTGGAAGAACAGTCACGCTGTCGGTTTAAAATCCATCAGAATGAAGATCAAACGTGTGGATTAG